The Henckelia pumila isolate YLH828 chromosome 2, ASM3356847v2, whole genome shotgun sequence genome includes a window with the following:
- the LOC140879493 gene encoding formin-like protein 4 produces the protein MAAKFQTSATVCFFFMQIVFNIPRSFAQSASPQNIQTFYPSSTVPFNPIPPSLPPPKPGKRSTKAAAVGKAIGVTAVSTLVLSGLIFFLLLRHSRRRNQIKNSAAPLKHKSENFMHFHGKVKAVIVDENGLDVLYWKKLEEGENNNDFKKQYSKDEKKEEKTVSADEKWKYEPPNIQELPLLRRMSATSQSPMSTREIESVQMSTPPQSSVSRAVEKESSPAPPPLPYGNMEKGSLRFDGDIMEALFGYVAVNRKFPNEANMPASPKGDKSSPPSQVLILDSRRSQHIAAVVNSLGITPKEIINALLKGKGLTIDVLEKLRSIAPTSEEESEILAFDGVPTRLADAESFLYHILNSVPSCFTCFNTMLYRSNYDLEILHIKESLHSLESACGELRTGGLFLKLLEAVLKAGNRLNAGAAKGNAQAFNLTALRKLSDVKSTDGKTTLLQFVVQEVVRAEGRRCVLKRNHSFSRSLSSYSGSQSYDGSLSDDEKEKEYIILGLPVIGGLSAEFSNVKKSATIDYDHLLKTSSELSLRMNEIRKMVVNCGSYGGFGREMEGFLDTAEPEIRVLQEEQTRVMELVKKTSDYYQVESSKNKGANLLQLLVIVQDFLGMIDQVCVDIARNMQKRTSTSTVGGPIRWGSTRVFRFPKLPNNFMSDHSKSSSSYSSRDNDSEVSF, from the exons ATGGCCGCAAAATTCCAAACATCCGCAACTGTTTGTTTCTTCTTCATGCAAATCGTTTTCAACATTCCTCGGTCCTTTGCTCAATCAGCTTCTCCTCAAAACATTCAGACTTTCTATCCCTCTTCTACGGTACCGTTCAATCCGATTCCACCATCACTGCCACCACCCAAGCCAGGAAAAAGGTCTACGAAGGCCGCCGCTGTGGGGAAAGCCATTGGTGTGACAGCTGTCAGCACTCTTGTCTTATCAGGGCTGATTTTCTTTCTGCTGCTAAGGCACTCACGGCGGCGGAACCAGATAAAAAATTCTGCAGCACCCCTCAAGCATAAGAGTGAGAATTTTATGCACTTCCATGGGAAAGTTAAGGCAGTGATTGTTGATGAAAACGGTCTGGATGTGTTGTATTGGAAGAAGTTGGAAGAGGGAGAAAACAACAACGATTTCAAGAAACAGTATTCGAAAGAtgagaaaaaagaagaaaagaccGTGTCAGCTGATGAAAAATGGAAGTATGAGCCGCCAAACATTCAAGAACTTCCTTTGCTTAGACGAATGTCTGCAACTTCTCAAAGTCCTATGTCTACAAGAGAGATTGAATCCGTTCAGATGTCAACACCACCACAATCCTCTGTTTCGAGGGCAGTTGAAAAAGAAAGCAGCCCAGCACCACCACCGCTGCCATACGGCAATATGGAAAAGGGTTCTTTAAG GTTTGATGGTGATATAATGGAAGCACTCTTTGGATATGTTGCCGTGAACCGGAAATTTCCCAATGAAGCGAACATGCCAGCAAGTCCAAAAGGGGATAAATCAAGTCCTCCATCTCAGGTTCTCATCCTCGACTCCAGAAGATCTCAGCACATAGCTGCTGTGGTTAATTCTCTCGGTATCACACCAAAGGAGATTATCAACGCCCTGCTAAAGGGGAAAGGCCTAACTATTGACGTACTAGAAAAGTTAAGGAGCATAGCACCAACTAGTGAAGAAGAATCTGAAATTCTTGCATTTGATGGAGTTCCCACAAGACTTGCAGATGCTGAATCTTTCCTCTACCACATCCTCAACTCTGTTCCATCATGCTTCACCTGTTTCAATACCATGCTTTACAGGTCAAATTATGACTTGGAGATTTTACACATCAAAGAATCTTTACATTCACTTGAATCAGCTTGTGGAGAACTCAGAACTGGAGGGCTTTTCTTGAAACTCTTGGAAGCAGTGCTTAAGGCCGGGAATCGACTAAACGCAGGAGCAGCTAAAGGAAATGCTCAGGCTTTTAACCTTACTGCTCTAAGAAAGCTATCTGATGTGAAAAGCACTGATGGAAAAACAACGTTACTTCAATTCGTTGTCCAAGAAGTGGTTCGTGCAGAGGGGAGACGATGTGTGCTAAAGAGAAACCACAGCTTTAGCCGTAGTCTAAGCAGCTATTCCGGGAGCCAAAGCTATGATGGCTCTTTATCAGATGATGAAAAGGAAAAGGAATACATAATTCTTGGATTGCCAGTAATTGGAGGCTTAAGTGCTGAATTCTCAAATGTGAAGAAATCAGCAACAATAGACTACGATCATCTGCTCAAAACAAGCTCAGAATTATCCCTACGAATGAATGAAATACGGAAAATGGTGGTGAATTGTGGATCTTATGGAGGATTTGGGCGTGAAATGGAAGGTTTTCTTGATACAGCAGAACCAGAAATACGAGTACTGCAGGAAGAGCAAACGAGAGTAATGGAACTTGTGAAGAAAACTTCAGATTACTATCAAGTAGAATCCTCAAAGAACAAAGGGGCAAATCTTCTTCAACTACTTGTGATTGTCCAAGATTTTCTTGGAATGATAGACCAAGTTTGCGTTGACATAGCAAGAAACATGCAGAAGAGGACATCTACATCAACTGTTGGAGGACCAATACGATGGGGGTCGACTAGAGTCTTTCGATTCCCAAAACTGCCAAATAATTTCATGTCAGATCATTCAAAGAGCAGTTCCAGCTACTCAAGCCGTGATAATGATTCAGAAGTAAGtttctaa